CTTTGCCGTGCCGTCACTGTGGATGTATATGTTGTGCGGCCCAAGCGCCCCGTGTTCGATGCCATGTGCATGGAGGTACTGTAGTCCGCAAATGATTTGATGCGCAATAGCGTCGAACTTAAGACCACTCGTAACCTCTTCGCTGACGAATGCATTGCTGCTTTGAGCGTAGCTCCTTATGACGTCGTCCAAAGTCAGCGAGTAGCCTTCAGACACCAGGATGTGCGTGCCCTCGGCCGTCCTCAGCATGTCCGTGTAGCAGCACACATTAGGATGCCATAGCGTCCTGAGGTAGTGGAACGCTTCCGCAACCACGCCCTTGCCATGGTCACCTGCGATACGGTATGTTTCCGTCAAAAATCACAGTTTCGGTGTGTCGGATACACAGCGACATCATCAAGTCTAGCTTACCTGCCGCGTCGATGCCAGGTCCAGTGAGCTTGATGTGCTCAAAAACTAGGTTCAATTTCGAAAATTCATTCCAAAATCCGGGCTGATCCATAGCTTCCGAGCTTCGTGTCGACACGGGGAGGGCAAGGCGGATTCCTCTCTCCCTAGCCGTTAACCACGAATGTGTGACATATACGGTGAATAGTATAGTTGCATTGGATACTACGTAGTGTACAAGTGGTTTGTCTGCAGGTTATTCACTCCCCAATACAGATGTCTATGAGGGTCACGCCACAACACATACATGGCGTCCAATGTGGCCATCGGCGCTTTCCGGTCGACAACAGTTACCATGTATGCATTCGTAAACATTCAATGTGTTAAACAGCAATTCAGCGCATTTAGCGTTAATGAGGCATTGCGGGGTTAGGAGAACTCCGCTTGGCAATCACTTGTCGGAATCGATACGGCACTCAGCCATGGTGGCGTGCAGTTCGTTCATCAGAGAGCCACCCGACGTGAAGTCGGCAGAGCTTTTCTCAGATTTCTGGGCCTCGAACGTCCCGGAGTGGGtgttctgcagcttctCGTCGTACCTGATGGTCGCACTGGACCTGAGCGCCGGCTCATTCTCGAAGGTGCCTGAAACCTTTTCGGAGAGAGCTTGGACGGCCGTATCCAACACGTCACTATATCTCACCGAAGCCTTAGACTTCAACTCGGGTTCGTTTTCAAAGACGGCGCTGGCAGTGGTCGTCATGGAATCCTCGTACTTGACGCTGCCACTTGATTTAAGCTCACCTGAGATTTCATCGATACcgccggtgctgctggagagcTTCTTAAGCGTATCACTGCTAGTTACAGTGGCACTGGACTTCTCCTccggcgtgttttcgtAGGTGCCACTGGATCCGCGCGCGACTGGGTCGCTGTACTTAACCGTCGCCCTCGACTTCAGCTGGGGCACATTCTCGAACACTTGGCtctcagcagcaggtggcTTGTCGCTGTGTCGCACGCTTGCCGACGACCTCTCCTTGGGGGTGTTTTCGAACATGCCGCTAGAGCATCTCGCGACCTTGTCACTGTGCTTCACATCCGCCATCGATTTCCCTTGCGGGACGTTCTCGAAAGTTCCGCTGGTGACCTTCGTGACATTGCCCTCGCTTGACCTGGCATCCGCAGCGCTGGCGGCGACTGGATTGTTCTCGAAAACGGCTTCGGCCTGGCGCAGTGGCAGGGAGTCGCATGCCCTCGCATCGGCCTTCGAGGTTGCGACGGGCTCGTTCTCGAACACCGAAGGCGCCTCATGGAACGGCACTGCATCGCACGCCCTGATGGTGGCGGTCGACTTGGCCACTGGGTTATTTTCGAACACAGTCTGAACCTGCTTGGGAGGCACCACCTTGGCGGCCGGGACGGCTGCCTTCGATTCCGTGACAGGTTTCTTTTCAACCGCCGTTCCAGTTTCAGTTTGCGGACCGGATTCGAAGCAGTTGATTGCAGCCTTTACACACCCGGTGGGAATCCTCTTTAGCGACTCCCGCGTAGGGGAGCTCGGCGCACTGGACTGTTCATTCGCATCGGCCTGAGACGATTTCGCGTTAGATTCAAAGCACCAGCGGTCATGTCTCTGTGTCGCCGTAGCGACCATTTTAGACACAGATTTGGTGGAAAGGGTGCTGTCTTTCCTGAGGAATTCAGGCGTTTCAACCTTTTTGGTTTCGGGTTTCGCCTGTTCCTTGGCGTCTGCGCCCTTTTGCTCAGCCATTTGTTTCACCATGAAATTACCCATATAGTAAGCAGGTTCTCGGTCCGTGGGATAGATGACTAGCAGCAATTTCCTCGGGCTGCTGTAGCGCTACACGCAGAGCGCGCGGGAGTGCGTGGCATGGGAAGCGATACGCGTCCGGCTCTTCGAGCAACCGGACCTACACTTAAGAGACGACTTACGTTTATGTCGTCGTGTAGGTGCAGTTGTTTTTATGTATATTTAGGAAGCTGCCTACCTATTGCGTGAAAATTCTTATATGTGTGAGCGCAAACATATATCCGCGACACAATCATGTTGCTTCGGTGTGTATAACGGCGTTTGTCAACATTACAAAGGTATATCGAGCCTCCCGCGATATCTTTCAGTAGGTCCGGTTAGTGTGTGTCTCGCTTAATTCGGTACCGGTACTGCCATGGGTGCCGATTGAAGCGGTTCAATGAAATGCCTTGTAGGCTACAGGTTTAGCCATTCGCAGTAACAATTTATGCATTCGTGCCAGCTGATGGAACTAGAACAGGCGTTTGGCCTTCCACACTGTGTTATGCCTTTCTGCGTTCAATCCTATAAGTTCGCCTTTTGCATTGGCTACTGGTACGGAAAACATTATATATAGCAACCCGTGGGTTACTGTGTAACTCCATGTGCCATTGCTTTTGGGCAATTTTGGTCTGACCTGATCACCGCCTGCCGGTGTCTGCCGCCTTTTCTACAGACAGGCGGGGTAGTATCATTATAAGGTTTCTATGAATATTTAAAATATTTCACCACCACCGTACTGTGGCGTTCCCTGTCACAATGCGTTTGACACAGGGTCATTCGCGCTACAACTTGGCGCTGTGCCGCCGTTTATCGCAATTCTACGGGGAAATCAACGATGAGCAACCGTCGCAGGTCCAGCCAAACGATAAAAGCCGCGAAGCTGCTGCGATTCGGCGttctgcggcggtggcgccgAACAGGGACGATGCAGTGAGCCTCGGCGACCCCTCGCTCTTCTCGGGTTCTTACAGCGACCTCAGCAGCACCCTCAGTGACCGCGTTATCCGGTCACTGTCGAGCTGCGGGTTCGTGCAGATGACCGTCATCCAGTCGCGAAGCATCCCAAGGATTCTGGACGGCTGTGACGTTCTGATCCGCAGCGCCACTGGATCCGGCAAGACCTTGACCTTCCTGGTACCGGCTCTACAGCGGCTTGTGTGCCCGAGAAATGGAGCTAAGATCACTCGCCAGGATGGAACATGCGTAAGTGGTGTAGAATGGCAATTTGTCAACGCGTATTAGGTTATGATGATATGTCCGACCCGCGAGCTGTCGGTACAAACCAAGGACACGTTCAGCAAATTGGCGCGACCGTTCCCATGGATAGTCGTCGCAGCGTTGAAGGGTAGGTTGCTCCACAAGTTGCTTTGGCAGTGCTTGCAGGGGGAGACAGCCGCAAATCCGAGAAGGCGCAGATACGCAAGGGGATAACGGTGGTCATTGGCACGCCGGGGCGTGTCCTTGACCATTGCGAGAGCACGGCCTCCTTTAAAGTGTCAAACATGGACATGTTTGTGCTGGACGAGGCCGACCGTCTGCTTGACATGGGATTCGAAGTCAAGATCCGCGGCATATACAAGTTCCTCATGAGCTCcagggatgtggagtcggCGGGGAAGCTGCAGACGGTCATGACGTCGGCTACTCTGACGGATGCGGTGCACAAACTGGCCGACTTCTGCCTGCGCACAAACCGTGAGACCATCGGTGTCGACGACGACTTCCTTGCGATGCCGTCAACCCTGACGCACGAATACGTGGTGGTTGAGTGCAAGGACAAGCTCATATGCTTGATTTCGCTGCTGCTAAAATACGTCTCAAATGGCGAGAAGGTACTGATTTTCGTGGCCAACTGTCAGACGGTGGTCTATTTCCACCGGCTGCTGCAGTCGCTGACGTGGCCGACCGTCGCCGGCGCCAAGAAGGGGAAACGCGACCTCCCGTCCAAGGTTGCCAAGAAGCTGGACAGCTACTCGAACACCATTGATGAGTACGAGCTTATGACCGGCGAGGATGCTAGGCAGTTCAAGGGCCCAATTGAGGGGCGACCTAAGGGGCTGCCCGTGTTCGGCCAAGTGCCCATTCATATGCTCCATGGCAGCATGGAAGCCAACGATCGGTGGGTTTGCTTCGTGTTTGATTGCAAATGGTGTTGCAGCGCCGGGTACATGAGCGATTTCATGAGCCAGGAGAGGACAATTATGGTCTCGACCGACGTGGCTTCCAGGGGCCTTAACCTGTCCAAGGTCGACCGCGTCATCCAGTACGACCCCCCGCAGCAACTGGAGGAGTACATTCACCGTTCAGGTCGCACAGCGCGCTTGGGTGGCAAAGGAAACGCCATATTGCTGCTCATGCCGCACGAGGTGCACTTCATACAGGCGCTACGCCAGCGGGGCATACACGTCAAGCAGGTGATGGAGGGGCTCGTGTGGTCCTACATCGAGCAGACCTTCGTGCCCAAGCATCTGCGTAGTTTCAAGGGGTACAACATATCCTTCCTGCGCAACTGCTTCTCCGATCTCGTTTCGGAcgacccggagctgctgtcgCACGCTCAGAACGCGTTCCGCGCCGCGGTGCAGTCGTACAAAAGTTACGCGCGCGAACTGAGGCGCACTTTCGATTTTAAGAAGCTCCACCTTGGCCACTACGCGGCGGCGTACTGTCTGAAGCAGCGCCCTGGCGACCTTTTGCCAGATCGCCGCCAAAGCGCTGCTCCCGGCACAGCTGCCGCAGGTCACTCAGCCGCTAAGGGCAAGGGCGCAAATGCACGAGCTGGAGGGAAAACGCATACACCAAAACCGGCTCCAACTCGTGTCAACAAGGGAATGGGTCGCGTTTCCCAAACCACGCGTACCATTAAAAAGGTCTCCAAACCGTCAAAGCCGCCGGCAAGGACAGCCAAAACGGCACCGCTATCAAGCGCGGCATCCCAGGCTGCGCTCAAGGCGATCGAGTACCTGAAGTCGCGCAACGAAGTGCTTACGCGCTAAACACGCTCCTCATAATGCAGTTGTGTCTGTGATTAGTGCACTTCACCCAGTAGAGGTATATATTGACAGGGCTGTTcctacattgccgccacTTTTCTGGCCAGCGTTTTTGTAGTGTTGTGTAGTGTAGTGTAATGTGTGGTTATCGCTGGCCGTCCTGTCGTCGTTTTTTGCTGCGTTCTTCTACCTTTTTGCGCCAGGTGTCGTAGGAGAGGCCGGTGACGATCCCCTGCGCATTCTCGCGGCCTTCGTCAGGATCCTGGAGCCCCTAAGTCAATGTTAAGACTGTGTTGCGATGGAGTACCTGTATCTTGATTCCATTATCGTCCTTCTCGAAGGTGGATAGCCCCTTCACGGTAAGGAAGGTTAGCGAGTATATGTTCCTGCACGTGTTGTTGTAGCCATTCTGCGGGTCTTCGTCGAGTACGAAGTCCCAGAACGAAACCGGCGTGCTCTGCGACGCCTCCAGCAACTTGTGCCTAACGGACTCAGTATGCTTCTCAGTCTCCAAGGTCTCGTTGTACTCGATCATCGTCGAAACCTCCCTGGTCGGACCGATAGTGGTGGTAGTGTGCGTTGGCTGCACGCGGCGGCGCTTCACCGACTGCGGCTGCTGCTCGCCGGCCGGTTGCGGCAGCGTGTCCCATGTGATCGGCGAGTAACCGAGGGTCCTGGAGGAGAAGAACTTCGAGAGCTTGGTGAAGTCTAGAGTGCGATCTGAGGGGTTTGATTGCGATTGGATTTGCACGGGTTCTTCGCCATCCGCGAAGTTGTTGCAGAACGTCCTGAGGACCACGCCCAGCACCTCAAGCGCCGTTGCCTCATTGAGCCTCAGCGCTTTCGCCTTGATGATGGAAGACAGCTTCACGCCGTGCTCGAGCGCCTTGGAAATCCCGATGcgggtcaccacgttgctgATGATGTACGCATCCTCGTCGATCGCCGAGTGCAGCTCCTTGTTGGCGTCGAAGGAAGACAGGCTGACGAAGTTCAGCTTGTCGATGGAATCCTCGATTATTTGGTGGTGTACATTGTCCACGGAGTCCTGGGTCGCGCTTTCCGATTCACCTTCATTGTCCATCGTTATTCGAACTGAGCGCCGCGCGGCGGGACGACGGCCGCCTAAGCGTTACTATATATATGATATTATAACAGCACTGTTTTACTTAATACCGTTCGTGAGCCTCTGGAAGTTGTCGTACTGCACGGTGGTGAAGTTGTTCAGCGACTCGTCGATCATCGCCATGATGCGGTCGATACACACGTCCTCCGACAGGTTGAGCATGAACCGCTCCCTGAGCATATCCAGGGTGTAGGCCGTTCCGGCCACGAAGCACGGCATCTTGTACGCGCCAGTCATCATTTCGACCAGCAGCACGATGCGGTCCATGTACTTCCGGGCCTCCAGCAGACCGCGGATGACCAGAGTCTTGAAGTACTCGAAGTTGTCCGAAGTCTCGCCACCCATCACATCAACGTACTCCTTGGTGAGCTTGAACGGCGACGTCTCGAAGCTGATGTTGCCAGGCGTGTTGGACAGGCAGAACCCGTAGTCGATGTGGATGACGTGCCCCTCGCTGTCGAGCAGTATATTGCCGTTGTGCCTGTCCCTGATCTGCAGCAGGTAGGACACTACGGAATACGCTGCGTGGCTCTCGATGAAGTTCTTGCGCGCCTCGAAGAGGTTGTCGGCGAAGATGCGCTCGAACGCCTTGGCGATCGACTCCACGTTGAACTTGCGCTTCACAACGTCCACAGAGCACGTGTCGTGCAAAAACTCGATGATTCCGCAATTCGGCCCGGTCACGAGGATCTCGATGGGCCTCAGCCACAGCGGTAGCTGGGCGTTGGCGAAGATCTGCTGGAACAGCGTGAGCAGCTGGTTGACCATGTACTCCTGCCTGAGGTCGTCCCCTCCCTTGATGATTACAGCCTTCACATTCCACGTTTCCAGCTTGCCGTAGGGGCTGTACTGCCTGATGCGCTTTTTCTTGTCGTCCAGCAACTCGGGGAATATGACCGCCTGGGCCTCCCGAGCTGACATCTTGCTGATGAGCGGGTATTTCGTCTCCACTACCGACTGCGACCTGGCGGGCGAGTGCTCGCTGCGGGCGCTGTTGTCGCCGTATTCGCTGCCTGCACCCAGTGACATTTCATGGACGGACGAAATGAGGAAGGAGGCGTCTTCGTCATCGCCTCCTCTCCAGCTGGCTATGGAACCGCTCTTGAACTCCTTCTTACGCTCCTCGTAGCGCTTCAGAACATCCGGTGGCAACATTCCCATGGTGTACCTGATGCAGTCCAGCGGGTTCTGTATGCAGGAGACGTCGGCGACGTCCAGCAGCCCGGATGACACCAGGTCCTTCACGATAGCCACATAGACACCGAGGTCCCTGAACGTGGCGTCAGTGATGGCATTACGGTCGTCTGAGCGTGAAATTTGCCTCACATCCTCATCCAGGTTTGCGATTTCAAAGTAGAACACGAAAGGCGCGCGTTTCTTGGATAGGAAGATCTTTGTTTCCTCCTCTACGATGCGCAGGAACTGGAATGGAATGCCTGTGCGTTTGTCCCTTCCCATTTTACGCATGGGCAGAGACAGCCCCTTATATGCGAAGCTTTCCTCGTAGGCTGCGACGGTGCAGCGCTGCATCAGCATCCACTCGTTCATCGACTTCGCGAATAGCGCCAGCAGCGGTTGCCGCGCGTCACGCTTTGACACGGTGGTCAGCAACTTAGAGATGTCCATGCACAGCTTGACGAAGTTGCTAAGCATGTTGAAATAGTCGAGTCTGCGCTGCTTCAGCATCAGCCGTTCCAGCTCGAACTGCATTGAGTCGGGGCAGTCGACATACGGGTGCAGGTCCAACTCCAGAGGATTTCCGATCTTGGCGTAGGGAGTGTGGAATTTCGCTTTGGAGGTAGCACACGTCAGCACCATCGCACTGTTGTTCAGTTGCGAGGGCAGCTTGGGTCTGTCCAACAAATCTACCTCGGTCGATGTATTGAAGCCACTGTCGTGCCCAGCACGTATCGCCCGTATAATAACCCTGCGAATTAGCAGGCCCTTGGAGCACAGGTTGAGCTCCCTGTCCTCAGTTGGAGGCAGGCAGGTCGCCACCGGTGATATGAGCTTGCTGTTGACGACAGCCATCTCCGTTTCCTGCGTCATTTTTTGCGCCAGGTGGCCGATCTTCGACGCTTGGTCC
This sequence is a window from Babesia bigemina genome assembly Bbig001, chromosome : I. Protein-coding genes within it:
- a CDS encoding DEAD/DEAH box helicase protein family, putative yields the protein MRLTQGHSRYNLALCRRLSQFYGEINDEQPSQVQPNDKSREAAAIRRSAAVAPNRDDAVSLGDPSLFSGSYSDLSSTLSDRVIRSLSSCGFVQMTVIQSRSIPRILDGCDVLIRSATGSGKTLTFLVPALQRLVCPRNGAKITRQDGTCVMMICPTRELSVQTKDTFSKLARPFPWIVVAALKGGDSRKSEKAQIRKGITVVIGTPGRVLDHCESTASFKVSNMDMFVLDEADRLLDMGFEVKIRGIYKFLMSSRDVESAGKLQTVMTSATLTDAVHKLADFCLRTNRETIGVDDDFLAMPSTLTHEYVVVECKDKLICLISLLLKYVSNGEKVLIFVANCQTVVYFHRLLQSLTWPTVAGAKKGKRDLPSKVAKKLDSYSNTIDEYELMTGEDARQFKGPIEGRPKGLPVFGQVPIHMLHGSMEANDRAGYMSDFMSQERTIMVSTDVASRGLNLSKVDRVIQYDPPQQLEEYIHRSGRTARLGGKGNAILLLMPHEVHFIQALRQRGIHVKQVMEGLVWSYIEQTFVPKHLRSFKGYNISFLRNCFSDLVSDDPELLSHAQNAFRAAVQSYKSYARELRRTFDFKKLHLGHYAAAYCLKQRPGDLLPDRRQSAAPGTAAAGHSAAKGKGANARAGGKTHTPKPAPTRVNKGMGRVSQTTRTIKKVSKPSKPPARTAKTAPLSSAASQAALKAIEYLKSRNEVLTR
- a CDS encoding phosphatidylinositol 4 kinase, putative, which codes for MDENYDEDEPEHMAAAEMEHLDADAGYVNDANAVDQSDPEIEGTYSRTSSVVDKLDDEDEFDDSKYASVVGQSGVEMKDEAPESSSDMEQADDESDRERSKLAADLAAPMVLGSGEYELDVDQQSQLAYNEERLLYERKRLSYTEDEGEQSFTDRSVDVSSRDQSPADMLRMSERHRDDTDDELYTRGEDQHAESPRSDQSVTPRNFDKTDDIMYGDQPSNADVAESSDDEQRDESPHTVSQVDRQKFEVIKGDSDDSRYSPNSSDSEEDFRADTPRPEKSTQSESLETDDRERQDSVQSDEPSGSETSKISAANSEAGAESTQGDSTPKLYNVSNKSSRKRSDNVTPGTSENPLDITDFIVDSGSLLQLYQNDYFDAYMHMHHLYYKKEAGVHEYLVNLLYSKRTDNEVMFYLPQLCQLSISKYGKSSLHRFLLDKASTSMHFALKLSWFYQAIISDQASKIGHLAQKMTQETEMAVVNSKLISPVATCLPPTEDRELNLCSKGLLIRRVIIRAIRAGHDSGFNTSTEVDLLDRPKLPSQLNNSAMVLTCATSKAKFHTPYAKIGNPLELDLHPYVDCPDSMQFELERLMLKQRRLDYFNMLSNFVKLCMDISKLLTTVSKRDARQPLLALFAKSMNEWMLMQRCTVAAYEESFAYKGLSLPMRKMGRDKRTGIPFQFLRIVEEETKIFLSKKRAPFVFYFEIANLDEDVRQISRSDDRNAITDATFRDLGVYVAIVKDLVSSGLLDVADVSCIQNPLDCIRYTMGMLPPDVLKRYEERKKEFKSGSIASWRGGDDEDASFLISSVHEMSLGAGSEYGDNSARSEHSPARSQSVVETKYPLISKMSAREAQAVIFPELLDDKKKRIRQYSPYGKLETWNVKAVIIKGGDDLRQEYMVNQLLTLFQQIFANAQLPLWLRPIEILVTGPNCGIIEFLHDTCSVDVVKRKFNVESIAKAFERIFADNLFEARKNFIESHAAYSVVSYLLQIRDRHNGNILLDSEGHVIHIDYGFCLSNTPGNISFETSPFKLTKEYVDVMGGETSDNFEYFKTLVIRGLLEARKYMDRIVLLVEMMTGAYKMPCFVAGTAYTLDMLRERFMLNLSEDVCIDRIMAMIDESLNNFTTVQYDNFQRLTNGIK